One Pseudofrancisella aestuarii genomic region harbors:
- a CDS encoding peptide MFS transporter, with protein sequence MVSVDEKKRTRYFVSLFFLQLFERFSFFGFFYILIFFCINKLSLTESQASIFAGSFTALCYVLSSLGGYVADKVLGVRRALFTGGICLLLGYSILASGDFFTDAAVYFGLAMVITGACMFVPMTLNSVSRLYAGDPAKLDSIYAYFNMANNLGALTGAILIPYLSSADSYGLENRNYGLALGVCAFGVLLALLNVFLNKQLFLSIAAPIGKKALGLKKLVAVILGVIIFISLIATLLYFNRLISIVLVAAVIAIVGYFIYMTFQQDKEYRLKMLLLLVFIFYATIFFMTYAQKTTSFFLFNVHHVDLNVLGMKLNSQTVPGLLNTSGILIFSPLLAMYFNKMGDRLRSTSKFALCLMFAGLCYGFLFLVCLFNDPTSKVSFWWEVFAVGVFFSWAEIMATAVGLSLITQLVPTRIRGFCMGMWFLTWAVGIKMGAFVASLFASSNLENSKSSKLLGQAKIDSYLGYQELFMWIMIVTLVAAFSLFIIKGWINKVIYNN encoded by the coding sequence TTGGTTTCAGTTGATGAAAAAAAGAGGACAAGATATTTTGTTTCTTTATTCTTTTTACAATTATTTGAAAGATTTAGTTTTTTTGGTTTTTTTTATATTCTCATATTCTTTTGTATCAATAAGCTCAGCTTGACAGAATCTCAAGCATCGATTTTTGCAGGATCATTTACAGCATTATGTTATGTACTTAGCTCACTAGGAGGATATGTTGCAGATAAAGTTCTAGGTGTTAGAAGGGCTTTATTTACGGGAGGTATCTGTTTGCTCTTAGGCTATTCTATTTTAGCGAGTGGAGATTTTTTTACTGATGCAGCTGTTTATTTTGGGTTAGCTATGGTGATTACGGGTGCATGCATGTTTGTACCTATGACATTAAATAGCGTGTCAAGATTGTATGCGGGAGATCCGGCAAAACTAGATTCAATATACGCATATTTTAATATGGCAAATAATTTAGGGGCTTTGACTGGAGCTATTCTAATTCCTTATCTTAGTAGCGCAGATTCATATGGTTTAGAAAATAGGAATTATGGACTTGCTTTAGGTGTTTGTGCTTTTGGAGTTTTGCTGGCTTTATTAAATGTATTTCTAAATAAACAACTATTTTTATCAATCGCTGCACCAATAGGTAAAAAAGCATTGGGCTTAAAGAAGTTAGTTGCCGTTATATTAGGGGTGATAATTTTTATTTCTCTAATAGCAACTCTATTATATTTTAATAGGCTTATTAGCATTGTTCTTGTGGCTGCTGTTATTGCGATTGTTGGATATTTTATTTACATGACTTTTCAACAAGATAAAGAGTATCGATTAAAGATGTTATTATTACTGGTATTTATATTTTATGCGACCATATTTTTTATGACATATGCTCAGAAAACAACATCTTTCTTCCTATTTAATGTGCATCATGTTGACTTGAATGTGCTGGGGATGAAGTTAAACTCACAGACAGTTCCAGGTTTGCTAAATACTTCAGGAATACTTATATTTTCGCCACTTTTAGCTATGTATTTTAATAAGATGGGTGATAGGCTTCGTTCAACTAGTAAATTTGCTCTTTGTTTAATGTTTGCTGGTCTATGCTATGGTTTTTTATTTCTAGTTTGCTTATTTAATGATCCTACATCTAAAGTTTCTTTTTGGTGGGAAGTTTTCGCTGTAGGAGTTTTCTTTTCTTGGGCGGAAATTATGGCAACAGCAGTTGGACTTTCCCTAATCACACAGCTTGTACCTACAAGAATTAGAGGTTTTTGTATGGGTATGTGGTTTTTGACATGGGCTGTGGGTATAAAAATGGGAGCATTTGTAGCATCTTTGTTTGCAAGTAGTAACTTGGAAAACTCTAAAAGTTCAAAATTATTAGGTCAAGCTAAGATTGATAGTTATTTAGGATATCAAGAACTATTTATGTGGATTATGATAGTCACTTTAGTAGCAGCATTTTCCTTATTCATAATAAAGGGATGGATTAATAAGGTTATTTATAACAACTAG
- the alr gene encoding alanine racemase translates to MNVLEISKDRLRANIEIIKKYIGNTKLCFPVKANAYGHGLELVVSSSCDLVDYFATANVLEALRVVKITDKPVIVFGVAEFEYIEDIVKYDLRISIQNYNDIAILEDLAKMYKKNIKVHIAVNTGMNRMGVDYTDAKRTIKRIKESDYIILEGVYSHLACADNRDHPTNKKQILRFEEIKQYTKLIDENILCHLSNSYGFLGQKNILYDMIRPGILTYGFLPYFYLDREIREIKPIARLLSKVVKVITLNEDEGVGYSVIYRGFEGEQIAVAPIGYGDGFPRELGDRGVVNINGHMYQMAGKMSMDALTISLGRNEYGVKVGDEIELISDISRNRNSAFSLAQQVLTIEYDIMSTLNDRIVRKLV, encoded by the coding sequence ATAAATGTTTTGGAAATAAGTAAGGATAGGTTAAGAGCTAATATAGAAATAATCAAAAAATATATTGGAAATACAAAGCTATGTTTTCCTGTTAAAGCTAATGCATATGGGCATGGTTTAGAACTTGTTGTAAGTAGCTCTTGTGATTTGGTTGATTATTTTGCTACGGCTAATGTATTAGAAGCATTGAGAGTGGTTAAGATAACGGATAAGCCAGTAATTGTTTTTGGCGTAGCTGAATTTGAATATATTGAAGATATTGTGAAATATGATTTACGCATAAGTATTCAAAATTATAATGATATTGCTATTTTAGAAGATCTTGCAAAGATGTATAAAAAAAATATTAAAGTTCATATCGCTGTTAATACAGGTATGAACCGAATGGGAGTTGATTATACTGATGCAAAAAGAACTATAAAAAGAATTAAGGAATCAGATTATATAATCTTGGAAGGTGTTTATAGTCATTTAGCTTGCGCAGATAATAGAGATCATCCTACTAATAAAAAACAAATATTGAGATTCGAAGAGATTAAGCAGTATACAAAATTGATTGATGAAAATATTCTTTGTCATCTATCTAATTCTTATGGTTTTTTAGGTCAAAAAAATATTCTTTATGACATGATCAGGCCAGGAATATTAACTTATGGTTTCTTACCTTATTTCTATCTTGATAGAGAGATTAGGGAAATTAAACCAATAGCACGACTTTTATCTAAGGTCGTTAAAGTTATAACTCTAAATGAAGATGAAGGCGTTGGTTATTCGGTAATATATCGTGGTTTCGAAGGCGAGCAGATAGCTGTTGCTCCAATAGGGTATGGAGATGGTTTCCCTAGAGAACTTGGAGATAGAGGTGTGGTTAATATAAATGGTCATATGTATCAAATGGCTGGAAAGATGAGTATGGATGCTTTAACTATTTCTCTTGGTAGGAATGAATATGGAGTTAAAGTTGGAGATGAGATTGAGTTGATATCAGATATTTCTAGAAATAGGAATAGTGCATTTTCATTAGCACAGCAAGTTCTTACCATAGAGTATGATATTATGTCAACATTAAATGATAGGATTGTTAGAAAGCTTGTATAA